One genomic window of bacterium includes the following:
- a CDS encoding DEAD/DEAH box helicase family protein gives MFQLHSKYKPSGDQPKAIDYLTQGINYGLKNQVLLGATGTGKTFTIANVIENIQKPTLVLAHNKTLAAQLFSEFKEFFPNNAVEYFISYYDYYQPESYVPSKDLYIEKEVDINKDIERYRAATTQSLLTRSDVIIVASVSAIYGLGNPEDYMALTRNLKVREDYPRDKLIHQLIDLQYERSELDFIPGSFRIRGDIIDIYQVGGENAIRLEFFGDTLEQINLFHPLTGEKIGNKPESIQGSSITEIKIFPAKQYVTPEEKLVSSIPKIQEELVKRIDYFKNRSLIVESKRIEQRVNFDIEMLQEVGYVSGIENYSRIIEGREVGSSPSTLLDYFPKDWLLVVDESHMTIPQVRGMYNGDRARKTNLVEYGFRLPSALDNRPLKFEEFNSKLHQTIYVSATPDEYEVELAKEMKRI, from the coding sequence ATGTTTCAACTTCATTCTAAGTACAAACCATCTGGAGATCAGCCAAAAGCTATAGATTATCTAACGCAAGGAATAAATTATGGTTTGAAAAATCAAGTCTTACTTGGTGCAACTGGAACTGGGAAAACTTTCACAATTGCAAATGTTATCGAAAATATCCAAAAACCAACACTAGTTCTTGCTCACAACAAAACTCTAGCAGCACAGTTATTTTCAGAATTTAAAGAGTTTTTTCCCAATAATGCAGTTGAATACTTCATTTCTTATTATGACTATTATCAACCGGAAAGCTATGTTCCAAGTAAAGATCTTTACATTGAAAAGGAAGTTGATATAAATAAAGATATTGAGCGCTATAGAGCTGCAACTACTCAGTCATTACTAACTCGATCAGATGTGATCATAGTTGCTTCTGTTTCTGCAATTTATGGACTTGGAAACCCTGAAGATTATATGGCTTTAACTAGAAATTTGAAAGTTCGAGAAGATTACCCAAGAGACAAACTCATTCATCAGTTGATTGATCTTCAGTATGAAAGATCTGAGCTTGATTTCATCCCAGGAAGTTTCAGAATTCGAGGCGATATCATAGATATTTATCAAGTTGGAGGTGAAAATGCAATTCGACTTGAATTTTTTGGAGATACTTTGGAACAAATTAACTTATTTCATCCACTAACTGGAGAGAAAATTGGAAATAAACCGGAAAGTATCCAGGGAAGCAGCATTACTGAAATAAAAATCTTTCCTGCAAAACAATATGTAACTCCAGAAGAAAAACTTGTTTCATCTATTCCAAAAATTCAAGAAGAGTTAGTCAAAAGAATTGATTACTTCAAAAATAGGAGCCTAATAGTTGAATCAAAAAGAATTGAGCAGCGAGTTAATTTTGATATTGAAATGCTTCAAGAAGTCGGTTATGTTTCTGGAATCGAAAACTACTCCAGAATCATTGAAGGTAGAGAAGTTGGAAGTTCTCCTAGCACACTTCTTGACTATTTTCCAAAAGATTGGTTGCTTGTAGTTGATGAATCTCATATGACTATTCCGCAAGTTCGTGGAATGTACAATGGAGATCGAGCAAGGAAAACGAACTTAGTTGAGTATGGCTTCAGACTTCCTTCTGCACTTGACAATAGACCTCTCAAGTTTGAAGAATTTAACTCAAAACTTCATCAAACAATTTATGTCTCAGCAACTCCAGATGAATATGAGGTTGAGTTAGCAAAAGAGATGAAACGCATATGA
- a CDS encoding ATP-grasp domain-containing protein produces the protein MQNDSLFKVLEEVCKEARVKIKYLQNDKYLAKLTNGEVTKYILNKQPNPNSGNALELAKDKQITYEILSHENINVVEYKLFWTLDNEIETENKFEKFFNLAYEFVKNEKFPIVIKPLNSSGGKDVYKIENLNDFKEIFLQYYLNQVKTYFNFVVNPFIDSEFEYRCIILNGEIELVYAKKRTTSWKHNLSEGAIPELNVSSDLKDKIADASKKACKIMELRYAGVDFLIDEFGQPIILEVNGSASLKIFSEFSEEHYDIVKNIYRKMILELFKD, from the coding sequence ATGCAAAACGATAGTTTATTCAAAGTTTTAGAAGAAGTATGCAAGGAAGCAAGGGTAAAAATAAAATATTTGCAAAATGATAAATATCTTGCGAAGCTTACGAATGGTGAAGTAACTAAATATATTTTAAATAAACAACCAAATCCAAATTCTGGAAATGCTTTGGAGCTTGCAAAAGATAAACAAATTACTTATGAAATTCTTTCGCATGAAAATATAAATGTTGTAGAATACAAATTATTTTGGACATTGGATAATGAAATAGAAACAGAAAATAAGTTTGAGAAATTCTTCAATTTAGCTTATGAATTTGTAAAAAATGAAAAATTTCCAATAGTTATTAAACCTCTTAATTCATCTGGTGGAAAAGATGTTTATAAGATAGAAAACTTAAATGATTTTAAAGAGATCTTTTTGCAATATTATTTAAACCAAGTAAAGACTTATTTTAATTTCGTAGTAAATCCATTTATTGATTCTGAATTTGAATATAGATGTATAATTTTGAATGGTGAAATAGAACTTGTTTATGCTAAGAAAAGAACTACAAGTTGGAAACATAATTTGTCTGAAGGTGCAATTCCAGAATTGAATGTTTCTAGTGATTTAAAGGACAAGATTGCTGATGCATCAAAGAAAGCTTGCAAAATTATGGAATTAAGGTATGCTGGAGTAGATTTTCTTATTGATGAATTTGGACAACCTATAATATTGGAAGTAAATGGTTCAGCTTCACTAAAGATATTTTCTGAATTCTCGGAAGAACATTATGATATTGTTAAAAATATTTATAGAAAAATGATATTAGAGTTATTTAAAGATTAG
- a CDS encoding endonuclease III, with the protein MDRNSDFHNIYKLLKLKYPNVKSSLNFSNEVECWAAVLLSVQNTDKHINTLTPKLFTRFKTFEDYANSSTSEIFEYVKAANYNKTKAKYLFNGAKVICNEFKGELPNNLNDLMKLPGVGRKVGNVIFSEMSNVSAGIAIDTHNLRVWNRILYIIPEQNKEYKKLSAKQLEQLLMQNLDKSTWREISLLVIEHGRNICKAQKPKCEECLLKTYCAYYMSEVSGQKIHDIPISTRT; encoded by the coding sequence ATGGATAGAAATTCGGACTTCCACAATATCTACAAGCTACTAAAACTAAAGTATCCTAATGTAAAATCAAGTCTAAACTTTTCAAATGAAGTTGAATGTTGGGCTGCCGTTTTATTATCAGTTCAAAATACAGATAAACATATAAATACGCTTACGCCAAAATTATTCACAAGATTTAAAACTTTTGAAGATTATGCAAACTCAAGTACAAGTGAAATTTTTGAATATGTGAAAGCTGCTAATTACAATAAGACTAAAGCAAAATATCTCTTTAATGGAGCCAAAGTAATCTGCAATGAATTTAAAGGCGAATTGCCAAACAATTTGAATGATTTGATGAAGCTTCCAGGGGTTGGTAGAAAGGTTGGGAATGTGATATTTAGTGAAATGAGCAATGTTTCAGCTGGAATTGCTATAGATACTCATAACTTGAGAGTTTGGAATAGAATCTTGTATATAATTCCAGAACAAAACAAAGAATACAAAAAATTATCAGCAAAACAACTTGAGCAACTTCTCATGCAAAATTTAGATAAATCAACTTGGAGAGAAATTAGTTTGTTAGTTATAGAACATGGAAGAAATATATGCAAAGCTCAAAAACCAAAGTGTGAAGAATGCTTGCTTAAGACGTATTGTGCTTATTATATGAGTGAAGTATCCGGACAAAAAATTCACGATATACCAATTTCAACTAGGACTTAA
- the rpsI gene encoding 30S ribosomal protein S9, translating to MATKAKTIKNKTKVSNETELENQKYIFALGRRKTAIASVRLYEGQGISTINDRNIEDFLDPQKLDELLRVFSVLDLQGQMFFTAKANGGGTSGLVGAVRLGIARALSMYNPDYKKTLKDSKYLTRDPRKVERKKSGLKKARKAPQYSKR from the coding sequence ATGGCAACAAAGGCAAAAACTATAAAAAACAAAACTAAAGTTAGTAATGAGACTGAACTAGAAAATCAAAAGTATATTTTTGCTTTAGGGAGAAGAAAAACTGCAATTGCGTCAGTTAGATTGTATGAAGGTCAAGGAATATCAACGATAAATGATAGAAATATTGAAGATTTTTTGGATCCACAGAAATTGGATGAATTACTCAGAGTATTTTCAGTTTTGGATTTGCAAGGTCAAATGTTTTTCACGGCAAAAGCAAATGGTGGAGGTACTTCCGGTCTAGTTGGAGCTGTGAGACTCGGTATTGCTAGAGCTTTGTCAATGTATAATCCAGACTATAAAAAGACTTTAAAGGATTCAAAATATTTGACAAGAGATCCTAGGAAAGTTGAAAGAAAGAAATCTGGTTTAAAGAAAGCAAGAAAGGCTCCACAGTATTCAAAGCGTTAA
- the rplM gene encoding 50S ribosomal protein L13 — MLKTRSIKKVEFKKKTYVLDAKGIRLGKLLTQASELLLGKNDIVASVEYIPDSNKVIIINANEVDIHPTKMDKKFFWHTGYPGGFREITLEKKMQKNVEKFVKDGIWGMLPKNRYGRRLIKNVRVYKDDSVKLPVDYESVQVSK, encoded by the coding sequence ATGTTGAAAACTAGATCTATAAAAAAAGTTGAATTTAAAAAGAAGACTTATGTTTTGGATGCCAAAGGCATAAGGCTAGGAAAGTTGTTGACACAAGCAAGTGAGCTTTTACTAGGTAAAAATGACATTGTAGCATCTGTCGAGTATATCCCTGATTCAAATAAAGTCATTATCATAAATGCAAATGAAGTCGATATTCATCCAACAAAGATGGATAAAAAATTTTTTTGGCATACAGGCTATCCAGGTGGCTTTAGGGAAATTACACTAGAAAAGAAGATGCAAAAAAATGTAGAGAAGTTTGTAAAAGATGGTATTTGGGGAATGTTACCAAAAAATAGGTATGGCAGAAGATTAATCAAAAATGTAAGGGTGTATAAAGATGATAGTGTGAAATTACCAGTTGACTATGAATCAGTACAAGTAAGTAAATAA
- a CDS encoding 50S ribosomal protein L17 encodes MLHLSSVKKFGRVKHHRDSMLNNQLKSLIEKESIYTTLNKAKVLKANADKIITTSRKEDKEHASRLMFAKLQSDRLVRKVFILSERMRSRNSGFTTHVSIKNRVGDNAVLTKVEWIDVSEKEVTNKSKISKKAKSK; translated from the coding sequence ATGCTCCATTTATCATCAGTAAAAAAATTCGGCAGAGTGAAACATCACAGGGATAGTATGTTGAACAATCAACTTAAATCTCTTATAGAAAAAGAATCCATATATACTACTCTAAATAAGGCAAAAGTACTTAAGGCTAATGCTGATAAGATTATAACGACATCAAGAAAGGAAGATAAGGAACATGCATCTAGATTGATGTTTGCAAAATTACAAAGTGATCGTTTAGTAAGGAAGGTATTTATTTTGTCAGAAAGAATGAGGAGTAGAAATTCCGGATTTACTACTCATGTAAGTATCAAAAATAGAGTTGGAGATAATGCTGTTTTGACAAAAGTTGAATGGATAGATGTGTCTGAAAAAGAAGTCACAAATAAATCAAAAATTTCGAAAAAAGCTAAATCAAAATAA
- a CDS encoding DNA-directed RNA polymerase subunit alpha — translation MIDFNRFNLKTISEKSNEGSFVIGPLPRGYGYTLANMIRRVLYSSIMGVAITSVRVNNVMHEYSALDGITDDVLKILLKLKEIVFVLNTEDEVKLKLSKKGEGDVLADDFEDSSSVEILNPDFVITTLSSSKAVFELEITLKKEKGYQREDNEKRSEVGLIPLDSDFSPVKRVAYKVSQTRLGQDLDLDQIELDIYTNGSILPSEALKESSEVLNAITAHFVEVCHGKVVEVKKEGFAQGKKVDLSISKLNISTRLYNCLDKLNIQTLNDLEGKTKKEIGEIKGLGEKSKKELLKMLEKYQIEIVD, via the coding sequence ATGATTGATTTCAATAGATTTAATTTAAAAACCATTTCTGAAAAGTCAAACGAAGGTTCGTTTGTAATTGGACCATTACCTAGAGGTTATGGATATACTTTGGCAAATATGATTCGAAGGGTACTATATTCTTCAATAATGGGTGTTGCAATTACTTCAGTTAGAGTAAACAATGTAATGCATGAATATTCTGCTTTGGACGGTATTACAGATGATGTTTTGAAAATATTGCTGAAATTGAAAGAAATAGTTTTTGTCTTAAATACCGAAGATGAAGTAAAATTGAAATTATCTAAAAAAGGTGAAGGTGATGTTTTGGCTGATGACTTTGAAGATTCTTCAAGTGTTGAAATATTGAATCCAGATTTTGTAATTACTACACTAAGTTCTTCAAAAGCAGTCTTTGAATTAGAAATCACATTAAAAAAGGAAAAAGGATACCAAAGAGAAGATAACGAAAAAAGATCAGAGGTAGGTCTTATACCATTAGATTCTGACTTTTCACCAGTCAAAAGAGTTGCATACAAAGTAAGTCAAACAAGGTTAGGTCAAGATCTGGATTTAGATCAAATTGAATTGGATATTTACACCAATGGTTCAATATTGCCAAGTGAAGCTTTGAAAGAATCATCTGAAGTCTTGAATGCGATAACTGCACATTTTGTTGAAGTCTGTCACGGTAAAGTTGTAGAGGTCAAGAAAGAAGGATTTGCACAAGGCAAGAAAGTAGATCTATCTATATCGAAACTAAACATTTCAACTAGACTTTACAATTGTTTGGACAAGCTCAACATTCAAACTCTAAATGATCTTGAAGGCAAGACAAAGAAGGAAATTGGTGAGATCAAAGGTTTGGGTGAAAAGAGTAAGAAAGAATTATTAAAAATGCTTGAAAAATATCAGATAGAAATTGTAGACTAA
- the rpsD gene encoding 30S ribosomal protein S4, with translation MSRYTGPKRRIARAANFPIFDKEDYKLRPGKPGQHKGGRPNNSPYAEQFAEKQKVKKIYGMSEKQFRRFFAMAQSDIGNTGAKFLELLERRLDNVVYRLKLANSRPAARQLVAHGHILVNGKKLDIPSYIVDSGDQVTLKEKTKNNNYFVSMKEGMKVIELPVWLEEYSDGGKVKLLPSRDMIDKTFRERLIVEFYSR, from the coding sequence ATGTCGAGATATACTGGACCAAAAAGAAGAATAGCACGAGCAGCAAACTTCCCTATTTTTGATAAGGAAGATTATAAATTAAGGCCGGGCAAACCTGGTCAACATAAAGGTGGTAGACCCAATAATTCACCATATGCAGAACAATTTGCAGAAAAGCAAAAGGTAAAAAAGATTTATGGTATGAGCGAAAAGCAATTTAGAAGGTTTTTTGCGATGGCACAGTCTGACATAGGAAATACAGGTGCTAAATTTTTGGAGTTGTTGGAAAGGAGACTAGATAATGTAGTTTATAGACTTAAGTTGGCGAATTCTAGACCAGCTGCTAGGCAGTTAGTCGCTCATGGGCATATATTGGTGAATGGTAAGAAATTAGACATCCCTTCTTATATAGTTGACTCTGGTGACCAAGTTACATTAAAGGAAAAAACCAAAAACAATAATTACTTTGTTTCGATGAAAGAGGGCATGAAAGTTATTGAATTGCCAGTTTGGTTGGAAGAATATTCTGATGGTGGAAAAGTAAAATTATTACCATCGAGAGATATGATTGACAAAACATTTAGAGAGAGACTTATAGTCGAATTTTATTCAAGATAG
- the rpsK gene encoding 30S ribosomal protein S11 — MAQKAKATQKKAKKIKIQVPVGRLYVLSTFNNTKLTITDLDGNVLCWSNCGTIGFKGSKKSTAFAATKAAEDLVVKAQRYGLQEVHAFIRGIGQGRTAAIKGARAAGLKINFITDKTPIPHGGVKPKKQRKV; from the coding sequence ATGGCACAGAAAGCAAAAGCAACTCAAAAAAAGGCAAAAAAGATTAAGATACAGGTTCCTGTAGGTAGGTTGTATGTCTTATCGACTTTCAACAATACAAAACTTACAATAACTGATTTGGATGGAAATGTATTGTGTTGGTCGAATTGTGGCACCATTGGTTTCAAAGGATCAAAAAAGTCTACTGCTTTTGCAGCTACCAAAGCAGCTGAGGATCTTGTCGTGAAAGCTCAAAGATATGGATTGCAAGAAGTTCACGCTTTTATAAGGGGTATTGGACAGGGTAGAACTGCAGCAATAAAAGGTGCAAGGGCAGCTGGATTGAAAATAAATTTTATAACAGATAAAACACCTATACCTCACGGTGGTGTAAAACCTAAGAAACAAAGAAAAGTTTAA
- the rpsM gene encoding 30S ribosomal protein S13, which translates to MARIYGIDLKPKLQIMYSLSEIYGVGPFVAKKLLKELKVDPTTVTENIDDVTIAQLTKLLEENYKVEGELRQEVFRNIKRLKDIRSYRGDRHKKNLPTKGQGTRKNGRTRKGKNMAVGGLKRVLTKT; encoded by the coding sequence ATGGCTCGTATATACGGTATTGACTTAAAACCCAAGTTGCAAATAATGTATTCTTTATCAGAAATTTATGGTGTTGGACCGTTTGTAGCAAAGAAACTTCTTAAAGAACTTAAGGTTGACCCTACGACGGTAACGGAGAATATCGATGATGTTACTATAGCTCAACTGACGAAACTATTGGAAGAAAATTATAAAGTTGAAGGAGAATTACGACAAGAAGTATTTAGAAACATAAAAAGATTGAAAGATATCAGATCTTACAGGGGTGATAGGCATAAAAAAAATCTACCAACAAAGGGACAAGGTACAAGAAAAAATGGTAGAACTAGAAAGGGTAAAAATATGGCAGTTGGTGGCTTGAAAAGAGTTTTGACTAAGACTTAA
- the rpmJ gene encoding 50S ribosomal protein L36, which yields MKVRTSVKPMCNNCYSVKRDGKLFVYCKRNPKHKQRQK from the coding sequence ATGAAAGTTAGAACTAGTGTAAAACCCATGTGCAATAATTGCTATTCAGTTAAAAGGGATGGTAAACTTTTTGTTTACTGTAAAAGAAATCCCAAACACAAGCAAAGACAAAAATAA
- the infA gene encoding translation initiation factor IF-1, protein MKNQEDKFLFEGTIIDVLPEGKFKVKVKIEDTELDMFCYESGKMRLHYIKIVSGDKVKIEVSKYDLTKGRIIQRL, encoded by the coding sequence ATGAAAAATCAAGAAGATAAATTTCTTTTTGAAGGAACTATAATTGATGTTTTGCCTGAGGGTAAGTTTAAAGTGAAGGTGAAAATCGAAGACACTGAGCTTGATATGTTTTGTTATGAATCTGGTAAAATGAGGTTACATTATATAAAGATTGTTAGTGGAGATAAAGTGAAAATTGAGGTAAGTAAATACGATTTGACGAAAGGAAGGATTATTCAAAGACTATAA
- the map gene encoding type I methionyl aminopeptidase — MKNKTEIESMRKGGKILSDILDKLLQFTKIGVNLLAIEDEANRLMNVYGVQPAFLGYYGYQYATCLNLNSIVQHGTPFDRVIVEGDLLSIDCGIIFEGMYLDSTRCKLIEGLEQERVCEAYQTEKLLIDCAYSCMNVACEQIKNGQKLSKVIKKIESKIIEYEFQPIIEFCGHGVGYDLHEEPDIPNFWISSNDDMILKSGMTLAIEPMISSGSGYTESEGLLGLNARIVDDMKAVSYENTVLVLDDGCEILTN, encoded by the coding sequence GTGAAGAATAAAACAGAGATAGAGTCTATGAGGAAGGGAGGAAAAATATTATCAGACATTTTAGATAAGCTTTTACAATTTACAAAAATAGGAGTTAACTTGTTAGCAATTGAAGATGAAGCAAATAGATTGATGAATGTCTATGGCGTACAACCAGCATTCCTGGGTTACTATGGCTATCAATATGCGACATGTTTAAACTTGAATTCTATAGTGCAGCATGGTACGCCTTTTGATAGAGTCATAGTAGAGGGGGATTTATTGTCTATTGATTGCGGGATAATTTTTGAAGGCATGTACCTTGATTCGACAAGATGCAAATTAATTGAAGGTTTAGAACAAGAGAGAGTGTGTGAGGCATACCAGACGGAAAAGTTATTGATTGATTGTGCATATTCCTGTATGAATGTTGCTTGTGAACAGATTAAAAACGGGCAAAAGCTCAGCAAGGTTATAAAGAAGATTGAGAGTAAAATTATTGAATATGAATTTCAACCTATTATTGAATTTTGTGGACATGGAGTTGGCTATGATTTACATGAAGAACCAGATATCCCAAATTTTTGGATATCCTCAAATGACGATATGATTTTGAAAAGTGGTATGACCTTGGCAATTGAACCGATGATATCTTCTGGCTCGGGATATACTGAATCTGAAGGTTTACTTGGGCTTAATGCTAGAATAGTAGACGATATGAAAGCAGTTAGTTATGAAAATACTGTACTTGTTTTGGATGATGGATGTGAAATACTGACAAATTAG
- a CDS encoding nucleoside monophosphate kinase, which produces MGKIYSIIGKSGCGKGTQAKLLSESIKSPIIVMSDLLRKEIEAKTDLSRKVREMVENGIFIPGDIIQTITEKYIPDNFLKNGFIFDGSNRTISQTIRFDYYLWKQGLEQTRVFLLDISDEVALERRIARNEDALKLGKQIRQDDADLRIFQNRLKEYAIDFEIIEQYFGMNNKLVKIDGDADIYDIHDEIMGYI; this is translated from the coding sequence ATGGGAAAGATTTATTCAATAATTGGAAAGTCAGGTTGTGGAAAGGGTACACAAGCGAAATTACTATCCGAAAGTATAAAATCGCCAATTATTGTTATGTCCGATTTATTGAGAAAGGAGATAGAAGCTAAAACTGATTTATCTCGCAAAGTGAGAGAAATGGTTGAGAATGGAATTTTTATTCCGGGTGATATTATACAAACTATAACTGAGAAATATATACCTGATAATTTTTTGAAAAATGGTTTTATTTTTGATGGAAGTAATAGAACTATTTCTCAAACAATTCGATTTGATTATTATTTGTGGAAGCAAGGTTTGGAACAAACAAGGGTTTTTTTACTTGATATTAGTGATGAAGTTGCTTTAGAAAGAAGAATTGCTAGAAATGAAGATGCTTTGAAACTTGGGAAACAGATTAGGCAAGATGATGCAGACCTCAGAATATTCCAAAATAGATTGAAAGAATATGCTATAGATTTTGAAATTATTGAACAATATTTTGGAATGAATAATAAATTGGTGAAAATTGATGGAGATGCTGATATTTATGATATTCATGACGAGATAATGGGCTATATATAA
- the secY gene encoding preprotein translocase subunit SecY — translation MLEKFSEKVRSISKNPEVKSRILFTFGMIVVFRFLSAVPLPGTNSIVLSNSFNNPFSLAFTLVTGGRLDSPSIIAVGLGSYISASFVVQLLQSVIKKLDDLSKEGARGRMMLNQITRFLTVPISIIQSYAIIVLLNQNYAGLFDFSHKSTLIAILASMTAGTLLLMWISEAITEKGIGNGSTIIIIAGIASILPSLIWQDITKFLDNGQINTIIFMIIGLLVLTGVIIFITEAVRNVIIQYSSRVRNNVGTIVSPQSTFPVKLNMAGVMPVIFAQALVSAPSLVAQFLLSANNPLNIKEGDFIYRSAMWLVNNIYSNESFWTYDILLFFAVMIFGFFVTFFIMFKPNEIAENFQRSGAFVPGIRPGASTAKYLTSLVAKLTIVGTIFLALLTVLPSIVNQNINLDVLRYGLGSTSLLIIVTGVLDTVRQINSYLVTSNYDGINY, via the coding sequence GTGTTAGAAAAATTTTCAGAAAAAGTAAGATCGATATCAAAAAATCCTGAAGTTAAATCCAGGATTTTGTTTACTTTTGGAATGATAGTTGTATTTCGATTTCTTTCTGCAGTTCCATTACCTGGAACAAATTCTATTGTTTTGAGTAATTCTTTCAATAATCCATTTAGTCTAGCTTTTACTCTTGTAACTGGTGGCCGACTTGATTCGCCTTCAATTATTGCAGTAGGACTTGGATCGTACATTAGTGCGTCCTTTGTTGTGCAACTATTGCAAAGTGTGATTAAAAAGTTGGATGATTTGTCAAAAGAAGGTGCAAGAGGTAGGATGATGTTAAATCAAATTACTCGATTTCTTACAGTGCCTATTAGTATAATTCAATCATATGCAATTATAGTTTTATTGAATCAAAACTATGCAGGACTATTTGATTTTTCACACAAATCAACGCTTATAGCTATTTTAGCTTCAATGACGGCGGGTACTTTATTATTGATGTGGATATCAGAAGCTATCACTGAGAAAGGTATCGGAAATGGTTCTACTATAATAATAATTGCAGGAATTGCTAGCATTTTGCCATCGCTTATTTGGCAAGATATTACTAAGTTCCTTGATAATGGGCAAATAAATACAATTATTTTCATGATAATTGGATTACTAGTATTGACAGGAGTAATCATATTTATTACTGAAGCTGTCCGCAATGTGATAATACAGTATTCTAGTAGAGTAAGGAATAATGTAGGAACAATCGTCTCTCCACAATCAACTTTTCCTGTAAAGCTCAATATGGCTGGTGTAATGCCAGTAATCTTTGCTCAGGCACTAGTTAGTGCACCTTCTCTTGTGGCACAATTTTTACTCTCTGCAAACAATCCTCTCAATATTAAGGAGGGCGATTTTATCTATAGATCCGCTATGTGGCTTGTAAATAATATTTATTCAAACGAAAGCTTTTGGACATATGATATTCTTTTGTTTTTTGCTGTGATGATTTTTGGCTTTTTTGTAACATTTTTTATAATGTTTAAGCCGAATGAAATAGCAGAAAACTTTCAAAGGTCAGGTGCATTTGTACCAGGCATTAGACCAGGTGCATCAACTGCAAAGTATTTGACAAGTCTGGTTGCTAAGCTTACAATTGTAGGAACGATATTTTTAGCTTTACTTACTGTTTTACCATCAATTGTTAATCAAAATATTAACTTAGATGTTTTAAGGTATGGTTTAGGAAGTACTAGTTTATTGATTATTGTGACTGGAGTTCTAGACACTGTAAGACAGATTAACTCTTACTTGGTAACTAGTAACTATGATGGCATTAATTATTAA
- the rplO gene encoding 50S ribosomal protein L15, translating into MNLHSLPKQKNYQKRAKIVGRGAGSGKGAHTTGRGMNGQMSRSGAKLPSLDFEGGQNRISRRLPKLRGFKSQRKLNIQRVLIKSSYINDHFNENDEITVAKLLEMNATKVKQGKVLEIKVLKDVPLNKKFNFVDVFVSKSLL; encoded by the coding sequence ATGAATTTACATTCTCTACCAAAACAAAAAAATTATCAAAAAAGGGCAAAGATCGTAGGTAGAGGTGCTGGCAGTGGAAAAGGTGCACATACTACAGGCCGAGGTATGAATGGACAAATGAGCAGATCTGGAGCGAAATTACCTTCGCTAGATTTTGAAGGTGGTCAAAACAGAATTTCAAGGAGACTTCCTAAATTGCGAGGTTTTAAGTCACAAAGAAAGTTAAATATTCAAAGAGTGCTTATAAAATCATCATATATAAACGATCATTTCAATGAAAATGATGAAATTACTGTTGCTAAGTTGCTTGAGATGAATGCTACCAAAGTAAAGCAAGGAAAAGTGTTAGAAATTAAAGTTTTGAAGGATGTTCCTTTGAATAAAAAATTCAATTTTGTTGATGTTTTTGTTTCAAAATCACTTTTGTAA